Proteins from a genomic interval of Halopseudomonas litoralis:
- a CDS encoding SulP family inorganic anion transporter has protein sequence MLHSLKQTWFSNIRGDLLAGIVVALALIPEAIAFSIIAGVDPKVGLYASFCIAVVIAFAGGRPGMISAATGAMALLMATLVKNHGLEYLLAATLLCGVLQIIAGFLQLGSLMRFVSRSVVTGFVNALAILIFMAQLPELTNVTWHVYAMTAAGLGIIYLFPYVPRIGRLIPSPLVCILVLTGIALYLGLDIRTVGDMGQLPDTLPVFLWPDVPLTFETLTIIFPYAAALSVVGLLESMMTATIVDEMTDTPSNKNRECKGQGIANIASGLMGGMAGCAMIGQSVINVKSGGRTRLSCLVAGVVLLLMVVFLSDWVSQIPMAALVAVMIMVSIGTFRWESLRNLKKYPLSTNLVMLVTVAVVVFTHNLAFGVLAGVLLAAMFFANKVGHHMDISSSLDDAAGHRTYEVIGQVFFSSADKFVADFDFKEALSKVTIDLNRAHFWDITAVAALDKVVIKFRCEGVEVEVLGLNEASSTIVDRFGVHDKPEVIVQ, from the coding sequence ATGCTCCACTCGTTGAAACAAACCTGGTTCTCTAACATTCGCGGCGATCTGCTCGCTGGCATTGTGGTTGCCCTGGCCCTGATTCCCGAGGCAATTGCCTTTTCCATCATCGCAGGTGTGGATCCCAAGGTCGGGCTTTACGCCTCCTTCTGTATCGCGGTGGTGATTGCCTTTGCCGGCGGCCGTCCGGGAATGATTTCCGCTGCAACCGGCGCCATGGCACTGCTGATGGCGACGCTGGTCAAGAATCACGGCCTTGAGTATCTGCTGGCGGCTACCTTGCTATGCGGTGTGCTGCAGATCATTGCGGGCTTCCTGCAGCTCGGCTCACTGATGCGCTTCGTCTCGCGCTCGGTGGTGACCGGCTTCGTCAACGCGCTGGCGATTCTGATCTTCATGGCTCAACTGCCCGAGCTGACCAATGTCACCTGGCACGTCTACGCCATGACAGCTGCGGGCCTTGGCATCATCTATCTGTTTCCCTATGTGCCCCGGATAGGCAGGCTCATCCCATCGCCGCTGGTGTGCATCCTGGTTCTGACCGGTATCGCTCTCTACCTCGGCCTGGATATCCGTACTGTCGGCGACATGGGTCAGTTGCCGGATACATTGCCGGTCTTCCTGTGGCCTGACGTACCGCTGACCTTCGAAACCCTGACAATTATCTTTCCCTACGCAGCAGCGCTGTCCGTGGTCGGCCTTCTGGAGTCAATGATGACTGCGACCATTGTCGACGAGATGACTGACACGCCCAGCAACAAAAATCGCGAGTGCAAGGGCCAAGGCATAGCCAATATCGCCTCGGGCCTGATGGGCGGCATGGCCGGCTGTGCCATGATCGGGCAATCGGTTATCAACGTGAAATCCGGTGGGCGTACGCGTTTGTCGTGTCTCGTGGCCGGCGTCGTGCTGCTGTTGATGGTGGTCTTTCTCAGCGACTGGGTCAGTCAGATCCCCATGGCTGCGCTGGTGGCGGTGATGATCATGGTGTCGATCGGCACCTTCCGCTGGGAATCGCTGCGCAATCTCAAAAAATATCCGCTATCCACCAACCTCGTGATGCTGGTCACGGTGGCCGTCGTTGTTTTCACCCACAACCTGGCCTTTGGTGTTCTGGCAGGCGTACTGCTGGCTGCGATGTTCTTCGCCAACAAGGTCGGCCATCATATGGATATCAGCTCCTCGCTGGACGACGCAGCGGGCCATCGTACCTACGAAGTCATCGGTCAGGTATTCTTCAGTTCAGCTGACAAATTCGTTGCTGACTTTGACTTCAAGGAAGCGCTGAGCAAGGTAACCATTGACCTGAACCGTGCCCATTTCTGGGATATTACCGCCGTAGCGGCTCTGGACAAAGTGGTCATCAAGTTCCGCTGTGAAGGCGTTGAAGTGGAGGTGCTGGGCCTCAACGAAGCCAGCAGCACTATCGTCGATCGCTTCGGTGTTCATGATAAACCCGAGGTCATCGTGCAATGA
- a CDS encoding glutamine synthetase family protein, whose product MQEAETFLAEHPDVHFIDLLIADMNGIVRGKRIDRSALIRAFDRGIALPASVFALNIQGTTVEETGLGLEIGDADRICLPIPGTLCIEPWQKRPIGQLLMTMYELDRKTPFFADPRYVLQQVVERFTDLGLKPVSAFELEFYLIDQENITGRPQPPRSPMSGKRPNSVQVYSMDDLDEYAEFLEDVIEAAHEQGIPADAIVAESAPGQFEVNLHHVNCPVKACDYSVLLKRVIKSVAYDHEMDTTFMAKPYHDQAGNGMHVHISLERDGQNIFAPDADGNLPDLLRWAIGGLLETLPQYMAFLCPNVNSYRRFSPSFFVPCAPTWGIDNRTVAVRVPGGEAEAMRIEHRLGGADANPYLLMAALLSAIHYGISKRIEPPAMTEGNAYEQHEASLPTNLRDALRELESSEVMKEYIGEEYLDVFVLCKESEMEEFEKTISDLEYMWYLHTV is encoded by the coding sequence ATGCAGGAAGCCGAGACCTTTCTTGCCGAGCATCCCGATGTTCACTTCATCGACCTGTTGATTGCCGACATGAACGGCATCGTCCGCGGCAAGCGCATTGATCGTTCGGCATTGATTCGCGCCTTTGATCGCGGTATTGCGCTGCCGGCGTCGGTATTTGCATTGAATATCCAGGGCACCACCGTCGAGGAAACCGGCCTGGGTCTGGAAATCGGCGATGCCGACCGTATCTGCCTGCCCATTCCCGGCACATTGTGTATCGAACCCTGGCAGAAGCGTCCCATCGGTCAGCTGTTGATGACCATGTACGAACTGGACCGCAAGACGCCTTTCTTTGCCGACCCCCGCTACGTACTGCAGCAGGTGGTCGAGCGCTTCACTGATCTGGGCCTGAAACCGGTATCGGCGTTCGAGCTGGAGTTCTATCTGATCGATCAGGAGAACATTACTGGCCGACCGCAGCCGCCGCGTTCACCCATGTCCGGCAAACGGCCGAATTCGGTGCAGGTCTATTCCATGGACGATCTGGACGAATACGCGGAGTTTCTCGAGGACGTCATCGAAGCTGCCCACGAGCAGGGCATCCCCGCTGACGCCATCGTCGCCGAATCGGCCCCCGGCCAGTTCGAAGTCAACCTCCATCACGTCAATTGCCCGGTCAAAGCCTGTGATTACAGCGTGCTGCTCAAGCGGGTGATCAAGAGTGTGGCCTACGACCACGAGATGGATACCACCTTCATGGCCAAGCCCTATCACGATCAGGCGGGCAATGGCATGCACGTGCACATCAGCCTTGAGCGTGATGGGCAGAATATATTTGCCCCGGATGCCGATGGCAACCTGCCTGACCTGTTGCGCTGGGCCATCGGCGGTCTGCTGGAAACCCTGCCGCAGTACATGGCCTTCCTGTGTCCCAACGTCAACTCCTACCGACGCTTCAGTCCGAGTTTCTTCGTGCCCTGTGCGCCGACCTGGGGCATCGACAACCGCACGGTGGCGGTACGGGTGCCGGGTGGTGAGGCGGAAGCCATGCGTATTGAACACCGCCTCGGCGGCGCCGACGCCAACCCCTATCTGTTGATGGCGGCACTGCTGTCAGCCATTCATTACGGCATCAGCAAGCGCATCGAGCCGCCGGCCATGACCGAGGGCAACGCCTACGAACAGCACGAAGCATCATTGCCGACCAACCTGCGCGATGCCCTGCGCGAACTGGAAAGCTCCGAGGTGATGAAGGAATACATCGGTGAGGAGTACCTGGACGTCTTCGTGCTGTGCAAGGAAAGCGAGATGGAAGAGTTCGAGAAGACCATCTCGGATCTTGAGTACATGTGGTACCTGCATACTGTATAG
- a CDS encoding glutamine synthetase family protein, with translation MNKIEAFLKEHRITEVECMVSDLTGIARGKIAPTAKFISEKGMRLPESILLQSVTGDYVEDDIYYDLLDPADIDMICKPDDDGIYLVPWAIEPTAQIIHDVYDKQGQPIEMSPRNVLKKILRLYDEKGWKPLVAPEMEFYLTKRNEDPDLPLQPPVGRSGRQETGRQSFSIDAANEFDPLFEDMYDWCEAQGLDLDTLIHEEGTAQMEINFRHGDPLHLADQVLVFKRTMREAALKHDVTATFMAKPITNEPGSAMHLHQSIVDARTGENIFSNADGNMSQLFLHYIGGMQRYIPEVLPLFAPNVNSFRRFLPDTSAPVNVEWGVENRTAGLRVPDSTPQNMRLENRLPGADANPYIAIAASLLCGYLGMVNSIEPTAPVQGRAYERRNLRLPFSLESALERMEMCTDIQEVLGEKFCRGYIAVKRVENENYKRVISSWEREFLLLSV, from the coding sequence ATGAACAAGATTGAAGCTTTTCTCAAGGAACACAGAATCACCGAGGTCGAGTGCATGGTCAGCGACCTCACCGGCATTGCCCGGGGCAAGATCGCGCCGACGGCCAAGTTCATATCGGAAAAAGGCATGCGCCTGCCGGAAAGCATTTTGCTGCAGTCAGTCACCGGCGATTATGTCGAAGATGACATTTATTATGACCTGCTGGACCCGGCGGATATCGACATGATCTGCAAACCGGATGACGACGGCATCTATCTGGTGCCCTGGGCCATCGAGCCCACCGCGCAGATCATCCACGACGTCTACGACAAGCAGGGTCAACCCATCGAGATGTCGCCGCGCAATGTGCTGAAGAAGATCCTGCGGCTGTATGACGAGAAAGGCTGGAAGCCGCTGGTGGCACCCGAGATGGAGTTCTATCTGACCAAGCGCAACGAGGACCCGGACCTGCCGCTGCAGCCGCCGGTTGGTCGTTCCGGACGTCAGGAGACCGGCCGCCAGTCCTTCTCGATCGACGCCGCCAACGAATTCGATCCGCTGTTCGAGGACATGTACGACTGGTGCGAGGCACAGGGTCTGGATCTGGATACCCTGATCCACGAGGAAGGCACGGCGCAGATGGAGATCAACTTCCGTCACGGCGATCCACTGCATCTGGCCGACCAGGTCCTGGTGTTCAAGCGCACCATGCGCGAAGCGGCGCTCAAGCATGATGTGACCGCCACCTTCATGGCCAAACCGATCACCAACGAGCCGGGCAGCGCCATGCACCTGCACCAGAGCATCGTTGATGCCAGGACCGGAGAGAATATCTTCTCCAATGCCGACGGCAACATGAGCCAGCTGTTTCTGCATTACATCGGTGGCATGCAGCGCTACATTCCCGAGGTATTGCCGCTGTTCGCGCCCAACGTAAACTCGTTCCGACGCTTTCTGCCGGATACCTCGGCGCCGGTCAACGTCGAATGGGGTGTGGAGAACCGCACCGCGGGACTGCGCGTACCCGACTCCACGCCGCAGAACATGCGCCTGGAAAACCGCCTGCCCGGCGCCGATGCCAACCCCTACATTGCCATCGCTGCCAGCCTGCTGTGCGGTTATCTGGGTATGGTCAACTCCATCGAACCAACCGCCCCAGTCCAGGGCCGGGCCTATGAAAGACGCAACCTGCGCCTGCCCTTCTCCCTCGAATCAGCCCTTGAGCGCATGGAAATGTGTACTGACATCCAGGAAGTATTGGGTGAGAAATTCTGCCGCGGCTATATTGCCGTCAAGCGCGTGGAAAACGAGAACTACAAGCGTGTCATCAGCTCCTGGGAAAGGGAGTTCTTGTTGTTGAGCGTCTAG
- a CDS encoding aspartate aminotransferase family protein, producing MTKPTTAELQAMDAAHYLHPFTDHKDLGARGTRIIARASGVHLWDSDGNRILDGMAGLWCVNIGYGRTELAEAAYRQMLELPYANSFFQCTNSPAVQLASAIAEQAPAHMNHVFFTGSGSEANDTVLRMVRRYWDLQGQPEKKTVIGRINGYHGSTVAGASLGGMAAMHEQGDLPIPGIVHIAQPYWYGEGGDMSEQEFGLWAARQLEEKILQVGTDKVAAFIAEPIQGAGGVIIPPSTYWPEIKRIVDKYGILLVVDEVICGFGRTGEWFGSQHFDLQPDLMPIAKGMTSGYLPMGGVIVGSRVADCLIDNGGEFFHGYTYSGHPVAAAVGLENLRILREEKIIDYARNEAAPYLQQKIAGLAEHPLVGEVRGMGMLGAFELVGNKATRERFPGKGAAGTLCRDMCILNGLVMRAVGDTMIMSPPLVIQPEEIDELFDKAWRSLNMAAKQLR from the coding sequence ATGACCAAACCTACCACCGCTGAGCTGCAGGCCATGGATGCTGCTCACTATCTGCACCCCTTCACCGATCACAAGGACCTGGGTGCCCGGGGCACGCGAATCATCGCGCGTGCCTCAGGCGTTCACCTGTGGGACAGCGACGGCAATCGTATTCTCGACGGCATGGCTGGGTTGTGGTGCGTCAACATCGGCTACGGTCGTACCGAACTGGCGGAAGCAGCCTATCGGCAGATGCTCGAGCTGCCCTACGCCAACAGCTTCTTCCAGTGCACCAACTCGCCCGCGGTGCAGCTGGCCAGCGCAATTGCCGAGCAGGCGCCAGCGCACATGAACCATGTATTCTTCACCGGCTCAGGCTCCGAGGCCAACGACACCGTACTGCGCATGGTGCGCCGCTACTGGGACCTGCAGGGCCAGCCGGAGAAGAAGACCGTCATTGGTCGTATCAACGGTTATCACGGCTCCACCGTGGCAGGCGCCAGCCTCGGCGGCATGGCAGCCATGCATGAACAGGGCGACCTGCCCATCCCCGGCATCGTGCATATCGCCCAGCCTTACTGGTACGGCGAAGGCGGTGACATGAGTGAGCAGGAATTCGGTTTGTGGGCGGCCCGGCAGCTGGAGGAGAAGATCCTGCAGGTGGGCACCGACAAGGTCGCCGCCTTCATCGCCGAGCCCATTCAGGGCGCGGGCGGGGTGATCATTCCCCCTTCCACCTACTGGCCCGAGATCAAGCGCATCGTCGACAAGTACGGCATCCTGCTGGTCGTCGATGAAGTGATCTGCGGCTTTGGCCGTACCGGCGAATGGTTCGGCAGTCAGCATTTCGACCTGCAGCCAGACCTCATGCCCATCGCCAAGGGCATGACATCCGGTTATCTGCCCATGGGCGGCGTGATTGTCGGCAGTCGCGTGGCCGACTGCCTGATCGACAATGGCGGTGAGTTTTTCCACGGCTACACTTACTCGGGACACCCCGTTGCCGCCGCGGTCGGCCTGGAAAACCTGCGTATTCTGCGTGAGGAAAAGATAATCGACTATGCTCGTAACGAGGCGGCGCCCTACCTGCAGCAAAAGATAGCCGGCCTTGCGGAGCATCCGCTGGTCGGCGAGGTGCGCGGCATGGGTATGCTCGGTGCCTTTGAGCTGGTCGGCAACAAGGCGACCCGGGAGCGCTTCCCTGGTAAAGGTGCCGCCGGCACTCTGTGTCGAGACATGTGCATTCTCAACGGGCTGGTGATGCGTGCGGTGGGCGATACCATGATCATGTCACCGCCGCTGGTCATCCAACCTGAGGAGATCGACGAGTTGTTCGACAAGGCCTGGCGCAGTCTGAATATGGCCGCAAAACAGCTGCGTTAG
- a CDS encoding polyamine ABC transporter substrate-binding protein — MRKTLLAMAVTGLFTSAAHAAGELKIYNWSDYIAEDTIANFEREFDIKVTYDVYDANEVLDAKLLTGRSGFDIVVPSNHFLTKQIAAGVYQKLDHSKLPNMKNLNPDLMDDMDSIDPDSQYSIPYMWGTNGIGYNIDKVQAILGEDAPLDSWDLVFNPEVAAKLADCGISMLDSGDDMLTSALQYLELDPNSNDAADLKKAEELLMSVRGHVTYFHSSRYISDLANGEICVAVGFSGDVFQAAARAEEAENGENIGYSIPKEGTQLWFDMMAIPKGAPNADNAHTFINYILRPEVVAPITDYVAYANPNLAANEFVDPEVLSDPAIYPTEEVMGKLFVAKPRPLASQRIITRAWNRIKSGR, encoded by the coding sequence ATGCGCAAGACATTGCTGGCCATGGCCGTTACCGGATTGTTCACCAGCGCAGCCCACGCCGCAGGCGAGCTGAAGATCTACAACTGGTCCGACTATATCGCCGAGGACACCATTGCCAATTTCGAAAGGGAATTCGACATCAAGGTGACCTACGACGTGTATGACGCCAACGAAGTGCTGGACGCCAAGCTGCTGACTGGCCGCTCCGGCTTCGACATCGTCGTGCCATCCAACCACTTCCTGACCAAGCAGATCGCGGCTGGCGTCTACCAGAAACTGGATCACAGCAAACTGCCGAACATGAAGAACCTCAACCCGGATCTCATGGACGACATGGACAGTATCGACCCAGACAGCCAGTACTCCATTCCGTACATGTGGGGTACCAACGGTATCGGCTACAACATCGACAAGGTCCAGGCCATTCTCGGTGAGGACGCGCCGCTGGATTCCTGGGATCTGGTATTCAATCCAGAGGTCGCTGCCAAACTGGCCGATTGCGGTATCTCCATGCTCGATTCCGGTGACGACATGCTGACCTCAGCGCTGCAGTACCTGGAGCTGGACCCCAACAGCAACGACGCTGCCGACCTGAAGAAGGCCGAAGAACTGCTGATGAGCGTGCGTGGGCACGTGACCTACTTCCACTCCTCACGCTATATCTCCGACCTGGCCAACGGCGAGATTTGCGTCGCTGTCGGTTTTTCGGGTGATGTGTTCCAGGCGGCAGCCCGGGCCGAGGAAGCGGAGAATGGCGAGAATATCGGCTACAGCATCCCCAAGGAAGGTACGCAGCTGTGGTTCGACATGATGGCCATCCCCAAAGGCGCGCCGAACGCTGACAACGCGCATACCTTCATCAACTACATCCTGCGCCCGGAAGTAGTCGCGCCGATAACCGATTATGTGGCCTACGCCAACCCCAACCTGGCGGCCAACGAGTTTGTTGATCCGGAGGTGCTGAGCGATCCGGCGATTTACCCCACTGAAGAAGTCATGGGCAAATTGTTTGTGGCCAAACCGCGTCCGCTGGCATCTCAGCGAATCATTACCCGCGCCTGGAACCGGATCAAGTCGGGTCGCTGA
- a CDS encoding ABC transporter ATP-binding protein: protein MVGAAGAMKQAMAKAEPVEFVKIERVSKQFDDALAVDDVTLTINRGEIFALLGGSGSGKSTLLRILAGFETPSEGRVLLDGQNITALPPHKRPINMMFQSYALFPHMTVEQNIAFGLKQDKLSNTEISERVAEMLKLVHMAKYAKRKPHQLSGGQRQRVALARSLAKRPKLLLLDEPMGALDKKLRSQMQLELVEIIERVGVTCIMVTHDQEEAMTMAQRIAIMDQGWIVQVGTPMDIYESPVNRHVAEFVGSVNIFEGEIVADMDDHVIIECPQLDRQIYLGHGVTTRAEDKSAIYALRPEKVFVTTEQPEQPYNWAHGEVHDIAYLGGHSVYYIKLDSGKMVQAFFANSERRLPRPTWEDKVYVSWDDDGGVVLPS, encoded by the coding sequence ATGGTGGGTGCCGCAGGGGCCATGAAACAGGCCATGGCCAAGGCCGAGCCGGTGGAGTTCGTCAAGATCGAGCGCGTCAGCAAGCAATTCGATGATGCGCTTGCAGTGGATGACGTGACACTGACCATCAACCGGGGCGAAATCTTCGCCCTGCTCGGCGGCTCCGGCTCGGGCAAATCGACCCTGCTGCGGATTCTGGCCGGCTTCGAAACGCCCAGCGAAGGCCGGGTGCTGCTTGATGGCCAGAACATCACCGCCCTGCCGCCGCACAAGCGGCCCATCAACATGATGTTCCAGTCCTACGCCCTGTTCCCGCATATGACTGTGGAGCAGAACATTGCTTTTGGGCTGAAGCAGGACAAGCTGAGCAACACCGAAATCAGCGAACGCGTTGCGGAAATGCTCAAGTTGGTACACATGGCCAAGTATGCCAAGCGCAAACCCCACCAGCTGTCCGGCGGCCAGCGACAGCGCGTGGCTTTGGCTCGCTCGCTGGCCAAGCGACCGAAACTGCTGCTGCTCGATGAGCCCATGGGCGCGCTGGACAAGAAGCTGCGCTCACAGATGCAATTGGAGCTGGTAGAGATCATCGAGCGCGTCGGCGTGACCTGCATCATGGTCACCCACGATCAGGAAGAAGCCATGACCATGGCCCAGCGTATTGCCATCATGGATCAGGGCTGGATTGTCCAGGTGGGCACGCCCATGGATATTTATGAAAGCCCGGTGAATCGGCATGTCGCCGAATTCGTCGGCAGTGTGAATATCTTTGAAGGCGAGATCGTCGCCGACATGGATGATCACGTGATCATCGAGTGTCCGCAACTGGATCGGCAGATTTATCTGGGCCACGGCGTAACCACCCGCGCTGAAGACAAGAGCGCGATCTATGCACTGCGCCCGGAAAAAGTCTTCGTTACCACCGAACAACCCGAGCAGCCATATAACTGGGCCCATGGCGAGGTGCATGACATCGCCTATCTCGGCGGCCACTCGGTGTATTACATCAAGCTCGACAGCGGCAAGATGGTGCAGGCGTTCTTCGCCAACTCCGAACGCCGTTTGCCGCGCCCGACCTGGGAGGATAAGGTCTACGTGAGCTGGGACGACGACGGCGGCGTGGTATTGCCGTCATGA
- a CDS encoding ABC transporter permease subunit encodes MSWHLRKHLRLPSGKALVISIPYLWMFLFFLLPFVIVLKISFSQAAIAIPPYEAIFQYADQALTVVLNLGNYIFLTQDSLYYAAYLSSLKIALVTTLVCLGLGYPMALAIARAPRERQLIYLLLIMMPTWTAILIRVYAWMGILSNSGLLNSTLMSLGLIEAPLQILNTNTAVYIGLVYAYLPFMVLPLYANLVKHDQTLLEAALDLGAGRIKAFWKVTVPLSRAGIIAGSMLVFIPVVGEFVVPELLGGPETLMIGKVLWQEFFNNRDWPVASALAIVMLALLLIPITLFHYNQAREMEKNA; translated from the coding sequence ATGAGCTGGCATTTGCGCAAGCACCTGCGCCTGCCCAGCGGTAAGGCTCTGGTCATCAGCATCCCCTATCTGTGGATGTTCCTGTTCTTCCTGCTGCCCTTTGTCATCGTGCTGAAGATCAGCTTCTCGCAGGCGGCCATTGCCATTCCGCCCTACGAGGCGATCTTCCAGTATGCCGACCAGGCACTGACCGTTGTCCTGAACCTGGGCAACTACATCTTTCTCACTCAGGACAGCCTGTACTATGCGGCCTACCTGAGCTCCTTGAAGATCGCGCTGGTCACCACCCTGGTGTGCCTGGGGCTCGGCTATCCCATGGCTCTGGCCATCGCCCGCGCACCGCGTGAGCGGCAGTTGATCTATCTGCTGCTGATCATGATGCCTACCTGGACTGCGATCCTGATCCGGGTCTACGCCTGGATGGGCATCCTCAGTAATAGCGGCCTGCTCAATTCAACCCTGATGTCACTGGGGCTGATCGAGGCGCCACTGCAGATTCTCAACACCAACACAGCGGTCTATATCGGTCTGGTGTATGCCTACCTGCCCTTCATGGTGCTGCCGCTGTATGCCAACCTGGTCAAACATGACCAGACGCTGCTGGAAGCGGCATTGGATCTCGGGGCGGGACGTATCAAGGCGTTCTGGAAGGTGACCGTACCGTTGTCACGGGCCGGCATCATCGCCGGCAGCATGCTGGTGTTCATTCCCGTGGTCGGTGAATTCGTGGTGCCGGAGCTGTTGGGCGGCCCCGAAACCCTGATGATCGGCAAGGTGCTGTGGCAGGAGTTCTTCAACAACCGTGACTGGCCGGTGGCCTCGGCACTGGCGATAGTGATGCTGGCATTGCTGCTGATCCCGATCACCCTGTTCCACTACAATCAGGCCCGGGAAATGGAGAAGAACGCATGA
- a CDS encoding ABC transporter permease subunit, which translates to MRRPDFSSMVLWLGLLFIYLPMVILVIYSFNASRLVTVWGGWSVHWYVGLLDNSQLMGAVKRSLQIAFYTATAAVALGTFAAFAMTRFKRFRGRTLFSGMVTAPLVMPEVITGLSLLLLFVALAQILETLFGVLFDRGMLTIWIAHTTFSVAYVAIVVSSRLGELDQSIEEAALDLGAPPWKTFLQITVPMIAPSILAGWLLAFTLSLDDLVLASFVSGPGSTTLPMEIFSAVRLGVKPEINAIASVILLAVSMFTLLIWFIARRAEKRSRMLPSGEELAG; encoded by the coding sequence ATGAGGCGCCCTGACTTCTCCAGCATGGTGCTGTGGCTGGGCCTGCTGTTCATCTACCTGCCGATGGTCATCCTGGTGATCTATTCGTTCAACGCCTCCCGACTGGTCACCGTCTGGGGTGGCTGGTCGGTGCACTGGTATGTCGGGCTGCTGGACAACTCCCAGCTGATGGGCGCGGTCAAACGCAGTCTGCAGATCGCCTTCTACACGGCGACCGCTGCGGTGGCACTGGGAACCTTCGCGGCCTTCGCCATGACTCGTTTCAAGCGCTTTCGCGGACGAACCCTGTTCTCCGGCATGGTCACCGCCCCCCTGGTCATGCCGGAGGTGATTACCGGGCTGTCACTGCTGCTGCTGTTCGTGGCGCTGGCACAGATTCTGGAAACGCTGTTTGGCGTGCTGTTTGATCGCGGCATGCTGACCATCTGGATTGCCCATACCACCTTCTCGGTGGCCTATGTCGCCATTGTCGTCAGCAGCCGCCTGGGCGAGCTGGATCAGTCCATCGAAGAGGCCGCGCTGGATCTCGGGGCACCGCCGTGGAAGACCTTTCTGCAGATCACCGTGCCGATGATCGCGCCGTCGATCCTCGCCGGCTGGCTGCTGGCCTTCACCCTGTCGCTGGATGACCTGGTATTGGCCAGCTTCGTATCCGGACCTGGTTCAACCACCCTGCCGATGGAGATTTTCTCGGCTGTGCGTCTCGGGGTTAAACCGGAGATCAACGCCATCGCCAGTGTCATCCTCCTCGCCGTCTCGATGTTCACCCTGCTGATCTGGTTCATCGCCCGCCGCGCCGAGAAACGCAGCCGGATGTTGCCGTCTGGGGAAGAACTGGCTGGCTGA
- a CDS encoding DUF4334 domain-containing protein, with the protein MTATLAALSLTTLLAGPSLAADTEQQWLEMIASGEAYSADTLVPLFKQLEPVDTDFMVGTWKGGKFDGGAEPDPINWYGKRFTSTTDVEPLLVNDAEGEVITHDRLGAAQMRQVVFDGKVSAALIYDSQPIMDYLRKVNEDVVIGLGDIKGKPTDFFFYLVRD; encoded by the coding sequence ATGACTGCAACACTGGCCGCCCTCAGCCTGACCACCCTGCTTGCCGGGCCCAGTCTGGCCGCAGATACGGAACAGCAATGGCTGGAGATGATCGCCAGCGGTGAAGCCTATTCGGCGGACACCCTGGTGCCTCTGTTCAAACAACTCGAACCGGTGGATACCGACTTCATGGTCGGCACATGGAAGGGCGGCAAGTTCGACGGCGGCGCCGAGCCGGACCCGATCAACTGGTACGGCAAACGTTTCACCTCGACCACCGATGTCGAGCCGTTATTGGTAAACGATGCCGAGGGCGAGGTGATCACCCACGACCGGCTCGGCGCCGCACAGATGCGCCAGGTGGTGTTCGATGGGAAGGTATCGGCCGCGTTGATCTACGACAGCCAGCCGATCATGGATTACCTCCGCAAGGTCAACGAGGATGTGGTCATCGGCCTGGGCGACATCAAGGGCAAGCCTACCGATTTCTTTTTCTATCTGGTACGCGATTAA